The proteins below come from a single Eremothecium sinecaudum strain ATCC 58844 chromosome II, complete sequence genomic window:
- a CDS encoding DNA polymerase epsilon noncatalytic subunit (Syntenic homolog of Ashbya gossypii AEL159W; Syntenic homolog of Saccharomyces cerevisiae YJL065C (DLS1) and YBR278W (DPB3)) has translation MDPSDIKGLAPRLPISKCKRIAKTDPDYIIQTQSAYIATAFATELFVQAFSEEAIAMAQLESKKPVNRKQVRLTYSDLARVVARVGKFNFLSDVVPETKVLSDLVRLNKVRYSTPAPRSVAADQAVLPFKKREGAADAVYEDAGDEAYNGEEEEDEIESEEEVEDMQLQRDMEEVARMNRIVDIDSDESSDEERGNFPQEEQDEE, from the coding sequence ATGGACCCAAGTGATATCAAGGGCCTAGCCCCTCGTTTGCCTATTTCTAAATGCAAGAGGATAGCCAAGACTGATCCTGATTACATTATTCAAACACAGTCGGCGTACATTGCCACGGCTTTTGCAACGGAGCTATTTGTCCAGGCATTCAGCGAGGAAGCTATAGCAATGGCTCAGTTGGAAAGTAAGAAGCCAGTCAATCGAAAACAAGTGCGTCTTACCTACAGTGACTTAGCCCGTGTAGTTGCAAGAGTGGGCAAATTTAACTTCCTTAGCGATGTGGTTCCGGAAACCAAAGTGCTCTCAGATCTAGTAAGGTTGAATAAAGTAAGATATTCTACACCTGCTCCACGGTCTGTGGCAGCTGACCAGGCCGTTCTTCCTTTCAAGAAACGGGAAGGAGCTGCTGATGCGGTCTATGAAGATGCCGGCGACGAGGCGTACAACGGcgaagaggaagaagatgaaataGAGAGCGAGGAGGAGGTTGAAGACATGCAGCTCCAGCGAGACATGGAGGAGGTTGCTAGGATGAATAGGATTGTAGATATCGACAGCGACGAGAGCAGCGATGAAGAACGCGGAAACTTTCCGCAAGAAGAACAAGACGAGGAATAG
- the PAF1 gene encoding Paf1p (Syntenic homolog of Ashbya gossypii AEL157W; Syntenic homolog of Saccharomyces cerevisiae YBR279W (PAF1)), whose protein sequence is MSTRKKEYIAKVNYKNDLPPPPLPPKLLKYNYFDNEAVESPQLITSLYTKTNVTPLIQLDKELGMPIDLIQIPGVLNQQDTKFLYGYDSVKLQQEDRVLLRDPRVDRITKTDLSKVTFLRRTEYMSSTLATKNEKKRPASTVDDDGDSALTPSQIVEKVENTFDTVGSDLSKLSHPNKKNVKAVKTWSLLPDTVSMDQTFFTIKMVGSAALNKKEKDTVDMTSAIFRPVELEEDEWVSAYVTDSKNSEELRKELEQQIDELSENNNIYKYRRLNDYDMKQMQPSGSAGLVSEVVISFNDDKGVAYYKPLRSRLELRKRRVNDVIKPLVRENNWDQINLKLRKPTTQETKLRDKIRMRFDPIDFPNVDDDDVVDDSDVKPVDETPVEGTEKVDHAAEAIKHDQNDEQ, encoded by the coding sequence ATGTCGACCAGAAAGAAGGAATATATTGCAAAGGTTAATTACAAGAATGATCTTCCTCCCCCTCCTTTACCTCCAAAACTCCTAAAATACAATTACTTTGATAATGAGGCTGTCGAATCTCCTCAATTAATAACTTCTCTATACACTAAGACAAATGTTACTCCGTTAATCCAGCTAGATAAGGAGCTCGGTATGCCAATAGATTTAATTCAGATTCCTGGTGTGCTAAATCAACAAGATACGAAGTTTTTATATGGGTATGACTCTGTTAAGCTGCAGCAAGAAGACCGTGTGTTGTTGAGGGATCCTCGTGTTGATAGAATTACCAAAACAGACCTCTCGAAGGTTACTTTCTTGAGGAGAACAGAATACATGTCTAGTACACTGGCAACGAAAAATGAAAAGAAACGGCCTGCGTCTACTGTGGATGATGACGGTGACAGTGCGTTAACACCTTCTCaaattgttgaaaaggTGGAAAACACATTCGATACTGTGGGAAGCGATCTTTCAAAGCTTTCACATCCTAATAAGAAGAATGTGAAGGCCGTTAAGACCTGGAGCTTGCTACCAGATACAGTGTCCATGGACCAGACCTTTTTTACTATTAAGATGGTAGGTTCTGCTGCCTTGAACAAAAAAGAAAAGGATACGGTGGATATGACCTCTGCAATATTCAGACCTGTGGAGCTGGAAGAAGACGAGTGGGTCTCTGCTTATGTCACTGATTCCAAGAACAGTGAAGAGTTGAGAAAGGAACTTGAACAACAAATAGACGAACTGTCCGAAAACAATAATATTTACAAGTACAGAAGACTAAATGACTACGACATGAAACAGATGCAGCCCTCTGGTAGTGCAGGACTTGTATCAGAAGTAGTTATTTCCTTCAATGACGATAAGGGTGTAGCATATTACAAGCCGCTGCGTTCTAGGCTAGAACTACGAAAGAGAAGAGTTAACGATGTTATCAAGCCTCTAGTTAGGGAAAACAACTGGGATCAGATAAATTTGAAGCTAAGGAAACCAACTACTCAGGAAACAAAGCTTAGAGATAAGATCAGAATGAGGTTTGACCCAATTGACTTTCCAAatgttgatgatgatgacgTTGTTGACGACAGCGACGTAAAGCCTGTCGACGAAACACCAGTCGAAGGAACTGAAAAGGTTGATCATGCAGCGGAGGCGATCAAGCATGATCAAAACGATGAGCAGTAG
- the PPS1 gene encoding tyrosine/serine/threonine protein phosphatase PPS1 (Syntenic homolog of Ashbya gossypii AEL160C; Syntenic homolog of Saccharomyces cerevisiae YBR276C (PPS1)) has product MSSDRNQAKRQDIGEKLSFGEDRPQEDLGRHEFTPISAEETFKLFNLQRQVALPDADVMFPWLHGLAKCRSPPKTDKFQLSIISSQTLQAGMIENSGILKSSIDLNELLLNLKDPTQDLRSIVATEIKEYGVLTGVNTFESEVNEVIEACKTYQLLPFLLTDNLKQFRYGKKNKLGEDCGMHDMAWKQPVLFRRFDLQPAKHLEMSKIAVIYCLSPQHPNECLCHYAGIMVRWASRFVLLNYVDYPENELDIRVLDPNDSIPRELIGTIPMSNKAVEKSHQTRLASKFDLASFNNWERDLLYKERLEISKMSSVKKIAPSLCCGNSTDYEILYLGLTDNCTSNSRSYYSYDNTVVTLHDLDCESSDNPDFDSKLFNLIPKDCVNCGLFIHCAEAVGIPDRKQIENHLSDIDKSPIHLKFPSSGSIGLGSLTLESIKSLVNLCHYIHQFHLKTNMFTLIYCSDGYTESSFLLVAYLIFIWDLSLDEVLLRLTDNPGRPFFLFPIDMQILGHLQLLLQDKSPLRHPERTSEPITVEPELFSKMFFSKPCQDEKILHMKGPLPSRILPHLYLGSSEHAHHPKLLQDLQIRNIVSVGVDVSWLQLDSASTTGTNSHESRSSSAESKLDGGLYSSAVKNSNLETLKSAAHKNIFSRNRRKVQELPNAGEQSCTKTTLTTKDGFNVYHISELGDNGADSMLSQLDQILSFIDECHKRNEKVLVHCMVGVSRSATVCIAECMKELNCGVVQAYLFVRVRRLNIIIQPNLMFIYELLKWQELNHPDAMKIDWHILCRAIAELNSNYIQDLF; this is encoded by the coding sequence ATGTCAAGTGATAGGAATCAAGCAAAACGGCAGGATATTGGTGAAAAGTTGAGTTTCGGTGAGGATAGACCACAAGAGGACCTTGGTCGTCATGAATTCACGCCTATAAGTGCAGAAGAGACGTTTAAGTTGTTCAATTTACAGAGACAAGTTGCCCTGCCGGATGCAGATGTTATGTTCCCCTGGTTACATGGCTTGGCTAAATGTAGAAGTCCTCCTAAAACTGACAAGTTTCAGCTCAGTATAATTAGTTCCCAGACACTACAGGCTGGTATGATTGAGAACTCTGGTATTTTGAAATCTTCTATTGATCTTAACGAGCTATTATTGAATTTAAAGGACCCCACACAGGATTTACGATCAATTGTTGCTACAGAAATCAAGGAATATGGGGTATTAACTGGTGTGAATACATTTGAATCTGAGGTTAACGAGGTGATTGAAGCATGTAAGACATATCAATTGCTTCCGTTCTTGTTGACTGATAATTTGAAGCAATTCAGGTACGGGAAGAAGAACAAGCTGGGGGAGGACTGCGGGATGCATGATATGGCCTGGAAGCAACCCGTATTGTTTAGGCGATTTGATCTCCAGCCAGCAAAACATCTGGAAATGTCTAAGATTGCTGTGATATACTGCTTGTCTCCACAGCACCCAAATGAGTGTTTATGTCACTATGCAGGCATAATGGTACGTTGGGCAAGCAGGTTTGTATTATTGAATTATGTGGACTATCCAGAAAACGAGCTTGACATTAGGGTTCTTGATCCAAATGATAGTATTCCTAGGGAACTTATTGGTACGATACCTATGTCTAATAAGGCTGTAGAGAAAAGCCACCAAACAAGGTTGGCATCAAAATTCGACCTGGCGTCGTTTAATAATTGGGAAAGAGACCTTTTGTATAAAGAGAGGCTTGAAATATCCAAAATGAGTAGCGTCAAGAAGATAGCACCTAGTCTTTGTTGTGGCAACTCAACTGATTACGAGATTTTGTATTTAGGCCTGACTGACAATTGTACAAGCAATAGCAGAAGTTATTATAGTTATGATAACACTGTGGTCACACTACATGATCTCGATTGCGAGAGCTCTGATAATCCTGATTTCGACTCAAAGCTATTTAATCTTATTCCCAAGGACTGTGTTAACTGTGGGTTATTCATTCATTGCGCGGAGGCTGTCGGTATTCCTGACCGAAAGCAGATAGAGAACCACCTAAGTGACATAGATAAATCACCCATTCACTTGAAGTTCCCAAGTTCCGGCTCCATCGGTCTAGGATCTTTGACACTGGAGTCTATCAAGTCTTTAGTGAACCTTTGCCACTACATCCACCAATTCCATTTAAAGACCAATATGTTCACTTTAATATATTGTTCTGATGGTTACACCGAAAGTTCATTTTTATTGGTTGCATACTTGATATTTATATGGGATTTGTCACTCGATGAGGTTTTGTTGCGGTTGACTGACAATCCCGGAAGACCGTTTTTCCTGTTTCCTATTGACATGCAGATACTAGGCCACTTGCAACTGTTACTGCAGGACAAATCACCGTTGCGACATCCTGAGAGGACTTCAGAACCGATTACTGTAGAGCCGGAACTCTTCAGTAAGATGTTTTTCAGTAAGCCATGTCAAGATGAAAAAATTCTTCATATGAAGGGCCCTCTTCCATCCAGAATACTACCTCATCTATACTTAGGATCTTCGGAGCATGCTCACCATCCTAAACTTTTGCAAGACCTACAGATCAGAAACATTGTTTCAGTGGGAGTGGATGTGTCGTGGCTACAATTAGATTCCGCTTCCACAACAGGAACAAATAGTCATGAAAGTAGAAGCTCATCAGCAGAATCTAAGCTAGATGGAGGCCTATATTCCAGTGCTGTGAAGAACTCTAATCTAGAAACGTTGAAGAGTGCGGCGCATAAGAACATATTCAGCAGGAACAGGCGGAAAGTGCAGGAATTGCCAAACGCAGGCGAGCAATCCTGCACTAAAACAACATTAACAACTAAAGATGGATTTAATGTATACCACATAAGTGAGTTAGGAGATAATGGAGCTGATTCCATGCTTTCTCAGTTGGATCAGATTTTGTCTTTCATCGACGAGTGTCATAAAAGAAATGAGAAAGTACTTGTCCACTGTATGGTGGGTGTATCAAGAAGTGCAACTGTATGTATCGCGGAATGCATGAAGGAGTTAAATTGCGGAGTGGTTCAAGCCTACCTATTTGTTCGGGTTCGAAGGCTGAATATTATCATCCAACCAAATTTAATGTTCATCTACGAACTGCTCAAATGGCAAGAACTCAACCACCCAGACGCGATGAAGATAGATTGGCATATATTATGTCGTGCTATTGCTGAACTGAATAGCAATTACATACAGGACTTATTTTGA
- the MPM1 gene encoding Mpm1p (Syntenic homolog of Ashbya gossypii AEL158W; Syntenic homolog of Saccharomyces cerevisiae YJL066C (MPM1)), producing MGLFNGNENDKDVTNFNNDVLENKFSKQLTRIDDTLNEIWKDISDEPASFIDDVVKHSTSKAFSDGLIDSIWLNATDTLGEVLTGMGLPGGLGNPLKIKRMLNPETSMYRYTMPTDEQFSRCKDLKGLSVWDTKGWWRCLFPESVVRRNIGTDEDLSKILTREKVENDRSHKFGLFFPDYSGYLSWRSHMLRLTKEKQQREQQERQKRENLLSSTPSTPEDLMAWNHDSSVSSADARGKVMGTSKYSTFNSTDRGQEQIVESRTYFEDGSVAIHSEKKIVPYDGSEPIYETRNEVVGREGQDATKDGWFWKK from the coding sequence ATGGGCTTGTTTAATGGAAATGAAAATGACAAGGATGTCACAAACTTTAATAACGATGTTTTAGAGAACAAGTTCTCTAAACAATTAACCCGTATTGATGATACGTTAAATGAAATTTGGAAGGATATATCCGATGAACCTGCTTCTTTTATTGATGACGTTGTAAAGCACTCTACTTCTAAGGCGTTTTCTGATGGGCTTATAGACTCTATTTGGCTTAATGCGACAGACACCCTTGGAGAGGTACTAACTGGGATGGGCCTTCCTGGAGGCCTTGGTAACCCGCTTAAGATTAAACGCATGTTGAATCCGGAAACGTCGATGTATAGATACACTATGCCTACAGATGAGCAATTCAGTAGGTGTAAGGATTTGAAAGGTCTCTCTGTCTGGGATACGAAAGGGTGGTGGAGATGTCTTTTCCCGGAATCTGTGGTACGGAGAAATATAGGTACTGATGAGGACCTTTCCAAGATTCTTACTCGTGAAAAAGTTGAGAACGACCGTTCTCACAAGTTTGGGCTCTTCTTCCCTGACTACTCAGGTTACTTGTCATGGAGGTCTCACATGTTGAGGCTAACGAAAGAAAAACAACAACGCGAGCAACAGGAACGCCAAAAACGTGAGAATCTGCTATCTTCAACCCCCAGCACCCCTGAGGACCTGATGGCTTGGAATCACGACTCTTCAGTGTCATCTGCAGATGCCAGAGGAAAGGTCATGGGTACGTCCAAGTACAGCACATTCAATTCGACGGACAGAGGACAGGAACAAATTGTTGAAAGCAGGACCTACTTTGAGGACGGATCTGTTGCCATCCATTCAGAGAAGAAGATTGTCCCCTATGATGGTTCTGAGCCTATCTATGAAACGAGAAACGAGGTTGTGGGAAGAGAGGGACAAGATGCCACAAAGGATGGCTGGTTTTGGAAGAAATGA
- a CDS encoding HBR394Wp (Syntenic homolog of Ashbya gossypii AEL161W; Non-syntenic homolog of Saccharomyces cerevisiae YGR012W), translating into MKPAISKLMSTPVLALNGICDAVGNTPLIKLHKLSKELGRNIYGKAEFQNPAGSVKDRTALYLINHAEQSGAIDPSKPVTIVEGSAGNTAIGIAHIARSKGYNSVAYMPDTQSADKVNILKLLGTEVHTVPVCPITDPLNFNNRARDHAKRVENAYWTNQFDNEANWKVHYDTTGPEIYKQLASQNFTVDAFTCSTGTGGTFSGIARYLEEATDGKCKLVVADPPGSVIYSYVKTGELNREGSSFTEGVGQGRITKNMEASVDIIDDAVFVPDELSIAMVYRLIEDEGLFLGGTSGLNVVAATMVAKTLPPDSNVVTILCDTGNKYAQRIFSKKWLLEKNLYDAIPVELRKYITLE; encoded by the coding sequence ATGAAGCCTGCAATATCAAAACTAATGAGCACGCCCGTACTAGCATTGAATGGCATCTGTGATGCTGTTGGTAATACGCCCTTAATAAAGCTACATAAGCTATCAAAAGAACTTGGCCGCAATATTTATGGTAAGGCTGAGTTCCAGAACCCTGCTGGTTCGGTGAAGGATAGAACGGCGTTGTATCTTATTAATCATGCTGAACAGTCTGGTGCTATTGATCCTTCAAAGCCAGTGACCATTGTTGAAGGTTCAGCAGGTAACACTGCTATTGGTATTGCTCATATTGCTAGATCGAAGGGATATAATTCGGTTGCATACATGCCGGACACGCAGTCTGCTGACAAGGTgaatattttgaagttgCTAGGTACAGAGGTTCACACAGTTCCCGTATGCCCTATTACCGATCCTCTTAACTTCAACAATAGGGCAAGAGACCACGCCAAGAGGGTAGAAAATGCGTATTGGACCAACCAATTTGACAACGAGGCCAACTGGAAGGTGCACTACGATACTACAGGGCCAGAAATTTATAAGCAGCTTGCCTCTCAGAACTTTACGGTCGATGCCTTTACCTGTTCTACAGGAACTGGTGGTACGTTCTCCGGTATTGCAAGGTACTTGGAAGAAGCAACGGACGGGAAATGTAAGTTGGTTGTAGCGGATCCGCCTGGGTCTGTGATTTACTCATACGTGAAGACTGGAGAGCTCAATCGTGAAGGAAGCTCCTTTACTGAGGGAGTTGGTCAAGGTAGGATTACTAAAAATATGGAAGCAAGTGTAGATATCATTGATGATGCAGTATTTGTTCCTGACGAACTATCCATAGCCATGGTTTATAGGCTAATCGAGGACGAAGGGCTCTTTCTTGGTGGTACCTCCGGTCTCAATGTAGTTGCAGCAACTATGGTTGCAAAGACATTGCCTCCTGATAGCAATGTAGTCACCATTCTGTGCGATACCGGCAATAAATACGCACAGAGGATATTCTCTAAAAAGTGGCTATTAGAAAAAAATTTGTACGATGCAATTCCTGTAGAGTTGCGGAAGTATATTACGCTAGAATAA